In Chloroflexota bacterium, the genomic stretch GGGCTACCTTCCCCACCCTTGCGGTGAAGTATCCCTGTGCGCGGAAATACTCCGGCAGCATTACGACGTCTCCTAGGTGTGTGCGTGGCTCTACGAAATTGCCGTAGACATTCGTAGTAGCTGGCCTCCGGCCGCTGAGAAACGATGTCCGGGACGGATTGCAGATGGGATCCTGAGCGTATGCCCTGTCAAAGCGCACCCCTTGAGACGCAAGCCGGTCGATATTGGGGGTCTTGGCGGTCGGATAGCCGTCGTACGTGCCCAGCGCTACGTTCAGATCGTCGACGACGATGAAGAGCACATTAGGCCGTTCTGGTAAACCTGCCGTCTCGGATGGTGAGCATGCGCCCAGCAGCAGGCAGAGACACACCGCAGCGAGCGCGGTAA encodes the following:
- a CDS encoding sulfatase-like hydrolase/transferase, encoding MRQRRILRQFPPPRLTALAAVCLCLLLGACSPSETAGLPERPNVLFIVVDDLNVALGTYDGYPTAKTPNIDRLASQGVRFDRAYAQDPICNPSRTSFLSGRRPATTNVYGNFVEPRTHLGDVVMLPEYFRAQGYFTARVGKVA